In the genome of Marispirochaeta sp., one region contains:
- a CDS encoding glycerophosphodiester phosphodiesterase family protein, producing MIPLFPETARPLVFAHRGCSYRAPENTMAAFELAVKQQIPGIELDIQLSADGELVVFHDSNLERICGISGSVTDFTMKELQQMDAGTWKAPQYTGSGIPSLREVLSAFGGSVLFDVEIKYYRFREALNIPAAMAELLDELDLHEGIAVSSFDPRIVRRAKQVLPSIPAGLIHDAGSLPSWLPLAAACSYSRADFRKPSSAIIKGPVSGRHPRLCWTVDSSDEARRCLSAGAAGIISNRPEDLLILNVH from the coding sequence ATGATCCCACTATTTCCAGAAACAGCCAGACCTCTCGTATTCGCCCATCGCGGCTGCTCCTACCGGGCCCCGGAAAACACCATGGCGGCCTTTGAACTGGCGGTAAAACAGCAGATTCCCGGAATAGAACTGGATATTCAGCTCAGCGCCGATGGAGAACTTGTTGTATTTCATGACAGTAACCTTGAACGAATATGCGGTATTTCCGGAAGCGTCACGGATTTTACCATGAAGGAACTGCAGCAAATGGATGCGGGCACATGGAAAGCCCCGCAATACACGGGAAGCGGCATTCCCTCATTGCGGGAGGTCCTTTCTGCCTTCGGAGGATCGGTTCTCTTTGATGTAGAGATCAAGTATTACCGCTTTCGGGAGGCCCTGAATATTCCGGCGGCAATGGCTGAACTTCTGGACGAACTGGACCTTCATGAAGGTATCGCTGTTTCGAGCTTTGATCCCCGGATAGTGCGCAGAGCAAAACAGGTGCTGCCGTCGATCCCGGCCGGACTCATCCATGACGCCGGTTCGCTGCCTTCATGGCTGCCTCTCGCTGCGGCCTGCAGTTACAGCAGAGCAGACTTCCGAAAACCCTCCTCCGCCATTATCAAAGGACCGGTATCCGGAAGACATCCCCGGCTCTGCTGGACCGTGGATTCCTCCGATGAAGCCCGGCGTTGTCTTTCTGCCGGTGCAGCGGGAATAATCTCAAACCGCCCCGAAGATCTGCTCATTTTAAACGTTCACTGA